In Sphingobacteriales bacterium, one DNA window encodes the following:
- a CDS encoding TolC family protein, with product MMIQTRIFRWVTLVFMLMVSFHLQAQETLDLKKCIEIALEQNIAVRKAGLNTEKSGLNLQKSKASLLPNLNAYASQGYSFGNSLDYTTYEYVREKINSNYFQLNSEVTLFQGFSKINTVKANQYALEANIHSNQNMKDQIALQTAAAYLAILMNLENVAFMEEQIKLTKSMLEKTKILVEVGQETKAKELELNAELANNEYNLVEVQNKLEQSYLDLKQLLNWDMKKPLSISKYAVDMMSLGNYENIDIESIINQYVSELPQMKQAKAELESAQYAYKAAKGLMYPSLSLQGNLTTRYSSLKNPLTGQITPFSEQLDNNFGQYFTFGLSIPLFNNLNTYGNTQAARLNIRNAELNYRESEVKAKNNIYEAWFNLKNAINKYESAVKSQEAQKLLFEQSSVMYQEGVISYYEWQSARNGLTRAENTLLGAKYECVYRMKVFDYYRGIDISL from the coding sequence ATGATGATACAGACAAGGATTTTCAGATGGGTTACCTTGGTTTTCATGCTGATGGTCAGCTTTCATCTTCAGGCTCAGGAAACTTTAGACCTGAAAAAATGCATAGAAATAGCACTCGAACAAAACATCGCGGTCAGGAAAGCAGGGCTCAATACCGAGAAAAGCGGATTAAACCTTCAGAAAAGCAAAGCATCGCTACTCCCTAACCTGAATGCCTACGCCAGCCAGGGCTATAGTTTTGGAAATTCGCTCGATTACACCACCTATGAATATGTCAGGGAAAAAATCAATTCAAATTATTTCCAGCTTAACAGTGAAGTTACTCTTTTTCAGGGGTTTTCAAAAATTAATACAGTGAAAGCCAATCAATATGCCCTCGAAGCCAATATTCACAGCAACCAGAACATGAAAGACCAGATAGCCCTTCAAACCGCAGCCGCTTATCTGGCTATTTTGATGAACCTCGAGAATGTCGCCTTTATGGAAGAGCAGATAAAGCTGACCAAAAGTATGCTTGAGAAAACAAAAATTCTGGTCGAAGTCGGACAGGAAACAAAAGCCAAAGAACTTGAACTGAATGCTGAGCTGGCCAACAATGAATACAACCTTGTGGAGGTACAAAACAAGCTCGAACAATCTTATCTCGACCTGAAACAGCTCCTGAACTGGGACATGAAAAAACCTCTTTCCATCAGCAAATATGCAGTGGACATGATGTCGCTCGGGAATTATGAAAACATTGATATTGAATCAATTATCAATCAATATGTTTCGGAATTGCCTCAAATGAAGCAGGCAAAAGCAGAACTGGAAAGTGCCCAATATGCCTACAAGGCAGCAAAAGGATTGATGTATCCCTCCCTTTCACTTCAGGGGAACCTGACTACACGCTACTCAAGCTTAAAGAATCCATTGACGGGACAAATAACACCTTTTTCAGAGCAGTTGGATAATAATTTCGGACAGTATTTTACCTTTGGGTTATCCATTCCGCTTTTCAATAACCTGAACACTTATGGAAATACACAGGCCGCCCGCCTCAACATCCGTAATGCTGAACTCAATTACAGAGAGTCTGAGGTTAAAGCCAAAAACAACATATATGAAGCCTGGTTTAACCTGAAAAACGCCATCAACAAATATGAGTCGGCTGTTAAAAGTCAGGAAGCACAAAAACTCCTGTTTGAGCAATCTTCGGTCATGTATCAGGAAGGGGTCATCAGTTATTATGAATGGCAGAGCGCCCGCAACGGCCTGACAAGAGCCGAAAACACCCTGCTGGGGGCAAAATATGAATGTGTTTACAGAATGAAAGTGTTTGATTATTACAGAGGAATAGACATAAGCTTATAA